A segment of the Marmota flaviventris isolate mMarFla1 chromosome 2, mMarFla1.hap1, whole genome shotgun sequence genome:
GGGTCTCCTGTCTCCCGTACATCCCGCCTCCCTGCTGCGTACTGTGATCAGAGGTGGGCTTGGGGGAATAAAGAATGAGAGAGGAGGGGGCACAGGTAGAAGGAGTGCAGGGAACATCAGTGAGCCAGCTTGTGCCAAGGCCCTGGAGTGCAAAATGGTGGGGGCTGTGGACACTGAGGTGCTTGTCAGCCGATCCCGAGAAGGATATGGGGGGCCAGCAAAGGGGTTCCCTGTCGTCCCAGCAAGGGGACCAGTTTTTGAACACCCAAGTGTGTGTGGACAGGCTGGGCTCTTGTTTACACTGTGTTGTCTCCACTAGGCCTGAGATGTTGGGGCCTAGTCACCACCACTGTGCTGCAGAGCGTGACAGTGGCTGTAGGTCTCCGACATTGAACAGATGGCCATGGATGCAGTGAGAATTCTGTGCGCCACCAAATCCCAGGTGGCTGTTGGTGGCTCTTAGTTAGCCATCCTCCCAACCTTCTGTCACTGCAGCCGCCCACCCAGAACATGAACCTGGGCCCCGGAGCACTGAGCCAGAGCGGTTCCAGCCAGGGCCTGCACCCCCAAGGCAGCCTCAGCGACGCCATCAGCACAGGCCTGCCCCCGGCCTCCCTCATGCAGGGCCAGATCGGCAATGGTGAGCAGGTTTGCAGGGGACATTCCCAGTACCACGGTCCCTGAGACAGCCACAGGGGCAGCTGCCACGGTGGGGCCCCCCCAGCCTGCAGGGCTGGGCTCGGTGTCCCTGGCTTCCGCGTCCTGGAGTCACCGTGCCCAGGGAGCAGAGCTCCAGACCCCACCATGCGCACATGGTCACACGATGCCCACTTCGAATGCAGAGTGCGGTTCCAGTGGGCACCCAGTGGGAGTGGAGCCCGGCTGCCTGGAGAGGGACCCGCTCGTCACGTGTGCACTTGCTTGACCTGGGGCTGACCTGGGTTAGTCGCCTCCCTCCCCAGAGCTGCCCAGAGGAGACGGAGGTGCTCACTGGCCCCGCCCCTGATGCCCACCCTCCACAGGTCCCAGTCACGTGTCCATGCAGCAGACGGTGCAGAGCACCCTGCCCACAACTTCCATGAGCATGTCTGGTAGTGGCCACGGCTCGGGACCTGGTTACAGCCACTCGGGACCTGCCTCTCAGAGCGTCCCCATGCAGGGCCAGGGCGCCATCAGCAACTACGTGTCTCGGACCAACATCAACATGCAGTCCAACCCAGGTACTCACCGCGGGCCGTGCCTGTGGGTCCCGGGGTCACCCATGTACTGGGCACAGGGAAGGAGAGGATCAGCAGGGCTGGCCGCCTCCCCCAGGCCTCCACAGGGCCAAGCCAGTGGCATGCAGTGATGGTGACTCTGGGCTGCTTCTCGGGAGGCCCTGGTGGGGGGCAGCATGGCCTGGGTCTGGGAGCCTCATGGGCTCGGTGGAGTGGCTCCCGAAGCAGGATGTTCCCTGAGTTACAAACGCTAGTCTTTAGAGCTTATTACAGAACAGGACGTGAAATGCCTCCCAAGTTTGTTAATCACATGCTAAAATGTAACTTGGAAGTATTGACTCCAACAAAACGTATCAGGACAGACCCCCCTTTCTTCTCCAACGTGGTTGCTAGAAACCTTAAAACGGTGGCTCCTGCCTGTCTCTCTGGAGCTGCCCCGCACCTCTGAGCAGGACGAGTGTGACAGGCCAACAGGCGGGTCAGTCGGGGTGCTCAGGGGACAGTGTGACTCAGGACCTGCCCAGGGACAGGGAAGGTCGGGActgcttgggctagggtttgctGAGAGTTGCGGGGCCATGGTGTGTTGCCGTGGGAGCCCCGTCCTCCTGCCCAGAGGCACGTGTAGACCAGCACCCAGCCCTGGGCCCTGACCCTGTGCTAGGAGACATGCCTTGGGGTCCAGGTGACATGGGGGTGGGAGGTCAGGGGCTGGCCTGCGCTTCCCAGGTGACTCGGGGTCTCTGTCAAACAGTCTCCATGATGCACCAGCAGGCGGCCACATCCCACTACAGCTCTGCGCAGGGCGGGAGCCAACACTACCAGGGCCAGTCGTCCATGGCCATGATGGGCCAGGGCGGCCAGGGCAGCAGCATGATGGGGCAGCGGCCCATGGCGCCCTACCGGCCCTCCCAGCAAGGTGAGGCCCTCAGGGGAGCATGCACCCAGGACCCCTGCTCCCGCGTTTCCCCACCTGTGCATGAGCGAGGACACTGGGCCTGCTGAGGGTCCACGTGTTCTGGAGGTGACCTGGTGTGGGGCTGTGGTCCTCTGGGCAAGGGACCCGAGGGAGGGGCAGCTGGTGGTGGTTGCAGATGCCAGACCCAGAGCCTTGCTGGGGCGGGAGGAGGGGAGGCCTGGTGGCTGCGGTCCTGGCCCCGGGTGAGTTCTTTGTGGTGGGCCCTGCTGCCCAACTGGGTCCTGGCTATAAGGAAAGCTGCCCCACGCTGTGTGGGTCCTGAGCGTGGTGTTGCCTGCAGGCTCTGCGCAGCAGTACCTGGGCCAGGAGGAGTACTACAGCGAGCCGTACGGCCACAGCCAGGCCGCCTCGGAGCCCATGAGCCAGCAGTACTACCCCGAGGGTGAGGCCCGAGCACGCGGGGGCAGGACGCAGGCTCAGCCGTGGAGTCTGAGCTGGGAGGGCCTGTCTGCCATAGACGGACCCTGAGACGGCCTCGGGTGGGCTGCAGGCCTGCACAGCACCCGCTACTTGTCACCTCTGATTGTGCATTTAGATCATCCCAGGATTTGAGAAGGTAGCATTTAAACTAGTCTTTAAAAATGCATAGGTTTGGGAGGACAAAGACAGGGCTCCCTAGAGGACGGCCGGGTGGGCTGCCCAGTTAGCCTGGGCGTGAGGCAGGTGCCCTCCTGCTGGGAAATGGGTGTAGATGCTCACCGAGGCCAGCCATGGGGCAGGCTGTGTCCCCGTAGTCATGGTGCCACACAGCACCCTGCCCCGAAGCCCCAAGAGCCAAGCAGGGCCAGAGGAGAGCAGCTGGTGCTCCCGGAGCCAGCTGTGACAGACTGGACCTGGCCTCTCAGTAGCCCGGGGTGTGGGAAGTGACCCCTGcgttttgtttgcttatttttggtaTGGGAGCTACGTCCCAGCACGTCTGCCTCTTATCCTGACTGCTGAGGCTGCCCTGAACTTGTCATCCCCGGAGTTGCTGGGGTCAGGGTGTGGCCACCTGGGCAATCAGGCCCTTGACCCGCTCTGCCATGTCCCTGGCCTGGCCCGACAGTCCTTTCCTGGGCTCGCACGTCTCCCCCAGGACCGAGAGGCAGCGTGCGGCCTGCCCACAGCCGATGCCCGTCTCTTGCAGGCCACAGTGACTATGCCTACCAGCAGTCGTCCTACTCGGAGCAGAGCTACGAGCGCTCCTTCGAGGAGTCCACGCAGCACTACTACGAGGGGGGTAAGCAGCCCTGAGCGGGGACGCCACGCGCCTGAGAACAAGCAGTGCTGCCCAGGGCCGCCCTGGACCCAGACACGCGGTAGCACAGAGCTGCGAGAACCTTCTCCTAGAAGATGCGGGTGTTCCGCCAGGTGCCGGGTCCTGCCTGCCTGGTGTGTGGGGATATGGGAGAGCCTCGGCTGGACACTGGGGGTGCGGGGGACAAACCTGCCGTGCGGTCCAGCTGTCCAGTGTGTGGCCTGGGAGCTGCTCTCAGCCTCCTCAATCAGAGCCACCCAGCAGGGACTGAGGCACCTAAAGCCCTCATGAGCCAGGCCGGgagtgtgtggggtggggtggcatGGTCAGGTCTGGCCCAGCATTTCTCCAGAGCCCTGCTGACCGGGTCAGACACGTCTTGGGCCAGGTGCTTGCA
Coding sequences within it:
- the Ss18l1 gene encoding calcium-responsive transactivator isoform X1, translating into MSVAFASARPRGKGEVTQQTIQKMLDENHHLIQCILDYQSKGKTAECTQYQQILHRNLVYLATIADSNQNMQSLLPAPPTQNMNLGPGALSQSGSSQGLHPQGSLSDAISTGLPPASLMQGQIGNGPSHVSMQQTVQSTLPTTSMSMSGSGHGSGPGYSHSGPASQSVPMQGQGAISNYVSRTNINMQSNPVSMMHQQAATSHYSSAQGGSQHYQGQSSMAMMGQGGQGSSMMGQRPMAPYRPSQQGSAQQYLGQEEYYSEPYGHSQAASEPMSQQYYPEGHSDYAYQQSSYSEQSYERSFEESTQHYYEGGNSQYSQQQAGYQQGTAQPQTYSQQQYPNQQSYPGQQQAYGPAQSAPSQYSSYQQGQGQQYGGYRASQTGPSAQQQRPYGYEQVPFMITSASALRHTPIATLEAAAGGSQVQTCLAT
- the Ss18l1 gene encoding calcium-responsive transactivator isoform X3 — encoded protein: MNLGPGALSQSGSSQGLHPQGSLSDAISTGLPPASLMQGQIGNGPSHVSMQQTVQSTLPTTSMSMSGSGHGSGPGYSHSGPASQSVPMQGQGAISNYVSRTNINMQSNPVSMMHQQAATSHYSSAQGGSQHYQGQSSMAMMGQGGQGSSMMGQRPMAPYRPSQQGSAQQYLGQEEYYSEPYGHSQAASEPMSQQYYPEGHSDYAYQQSSYSEQSYERSFEESTQHYYEGGNSQYSQQQAGYQQGTAQPQTYSQQQYPNQQSYPGQQQAYGPAQSAPSQYSSYQQGQGQQYGGYRASQTGPSAQQQRPYGYEQVPFMITSASALRHTPIATLEAAAGGSQVQTCLAT
- the Ss18l1 gene encoding calcium-responsive transactivator isoform X2, producing MSVAFASARPRGKGEVTQQTIQKMLDENHHLIQCILDYQSKGKTAECTQYQQILHRNLVYLATIADSNQNMQSLLPAPPTQNMNLGPGALSQSGSSQGLHPQGSLSDAISTGLPPASLMQGQIGNGPSHVSMQQTVQSTLPTTSMSMSGSGHGSGPGYSHSGPASQSVPMQGQGAISNYVSRTNINMQSNPVSMMHQQAATSHYSSAQGGSQHYQGQSSMAMMGQGGQGSSMMGQRPMAPYRPSQQGSAQQYLGQEEYYSEPYGHSQAASEPMSQQYYPEGHSDYAYQQSSYSEQSYERSFEESTQHYYEGGNSQYSQQQAGYQQGTAQPQTYSQQQYPNQQSYPGQQQAYGPAQSAPSQYSSYQQGQGQQYGGYRASQTGPSAQQQRPYGYEQGQYGNYQQ